In Micromonospora sp. NBC_01813, the following are encoded in one genomic region:
- a CDS encoding SDR family NAD(P)-dependent oxidoreductase encodes MTVAATPGTAPAVDLSTATVLVTGGAGFIGSHLAEHLVSLGAQVVVLDNFRNGTRENLDFPGAESMRVIEGDICDARTCADAMTGVDVVFHLACLGVRHSLHSPVENHQVNALGTLNVLEAARAAQVSRLLYVSTSEIYGRALEFPITEETTPWPLTVYGSSKLAGEHYARSYLECWGLPVVCVRPFNNYGPRSHFEGDSGEVIPRFILRALAGQPPVVFGDGDVTRDFLYVKDCVETLARVAQSPDLVGEVVNLGYGEELTIGLLAETVLAAVGRTDLRPVFEAPRPADVPRLWVDTSKLRKTIDFAPRVSLAEGIGHTLEYFQRLLREQPGALARMQTKNWSQQA; translated from the coding sequence ATGACCGTCGCAGCCACTCCCGGCACCGCCCCGGCCGTCGACCTGAGCACGGCCACCGTGCTGGTGACCGGCGGTGCCGGTTTCATCGGCTCGCACCTGGCCGAGCACCTCGTCTCGCTCGGGGCACAGGTCGTGGTCCTGGACAACTTCCGCAACGGCACCCGGGAAAACCTCGACTTCCCCGGCGCGGAGTCGATGCGGGTGATCGAGGGCGACATCTGCGACGCGCGGACCTGCGCGGACGCGATGACCGGCGTCGACGTCGTCTTCCACCTGGCCTGCCTCGGGGTGCGCCACTCGCTGCACAGCCCGGTGGAGAACCACCAGGTCAACGCGCTCGGCACGCTCAACGTGCTGGAGGCGGCGCGGGCCGCCCAGGTGTCCCGGCTGCTGTACGTGTCGACCTCGGAGATCTACGGCCGGGCGCTGGAGTTCCCGATCACCGAGGAGACCACCCCGTGGCCGCTGACCGTCTACGGCAGCAGCAAACTCGCCGGTGAGCACTACGCCCGCTCGTACCTGGAGTGCTGGGGGCTGCCGGTGGTCTGCGTACGCCCGTTCAACAACTACGGACCGCGCTCGCACTTCGAGGGCGACTCCGGTGAGGTCATTCCCCGGTTCATCCTGCGCGCCCTGGCCGGGCAGCCGCCGGTGGTCTTCGGCGACGGCGACGTCACCCGCGACTTCCTCTACGTCAAGGACTGCGTCGAGACCCTGGCCCGGGTCGCGCAGTCGCCCGACCTGGTCGGCGAGGTGGTCAACCTCGGCTACGGCGAGGAGCTGACCATCGGGCTGCTGGCCGAGACGGTGCTGGCCGCCGTCGGCCGCACCGACCTGCGGCCGGTCTTCGAAGCTCCCCGGCCGGCCGACGTGCCCCGGCTGTGGGTGGACACCTCCAAGCTGCGCAAGACGATCGACTTCGCGCCCCGGGTGTCGCTGGCCGAGGGCATCGGCCACACCCTCGAGTACTTCCAGCGGCTGCTGCGGGAGCAGCCCGGCGCCCTGGCCCGGATGCAGACCAAGAACTGGAGCCAGCAGGCATGA
- a CDS encoding Gfo/Idh/MocA family protein gives MTHPPATPDEPIGVAVIGAGYWGPNLVRNFMSSPAYRLRWLCDLDLDRARTVLGGYSTVGATDDLAQVLADDAVRAVAIATPAGTHLDVALAALRAGKHVLVEKPLAANHADGARLVAEAQQRGLTLMCDHTYCYTPAVLRIREMLHSGELGELHYLDSVRINLGLVQRDIDVIWDLAPHDLAILDFVLPPGVRPVAVAAHGADGIGAGRACVAYLTLRLSTGAIAHVHVNWLSPVKIRTTIIGGSKRTLVWDDLNPSQRLALFDRGVDVASSDELGTEARRDMLVSYRSGDMVAPALTEREALRTMVEEYARAIRTGTPALTDGRSGLRVLAILEAATRSLAAGGTMIPLDEEPPA, from the coding sequence GTGACTCATCCGCCTGCCACGCCGGACGAGCCCATCGGCGTAGCCGTCATCGGCGCCGGCTACTGGGGCCCCAATCTGGTCCGCAACTTCATGTCCAGCCCGGCGTACCGGCTGCGCTGGCTCTGTGACCTCGACCTCGACCGCGCCCGCACGGTACTCGGCGGCTACTCCACCGTCGGCGCCACCGACGACCTGGCGCAGGTCCTCGCCGACGACGCGGTACGGGCCGTGGCTATCGCCACCCCGGCCGGCACCCACCTCGACGTCGCCCTCGCCGCGCTGCGCGCCGGCAAGCACGTACTGGTCGAGAAGCCGCTGGCCGCCAACCACGCCGACGGGGCGCGCCTGGTCGCCGAGGCGCAGCAGCGTGGCCTGACGCTGATGTGCGACCACACCTACTGCTACACCCCTGCGGTGCTGCGGATCCGGGAAATGCTGCACTCCGGCGAGCTCGGCGAGCTGCACTACCTGGACTCGGTGCGGATCAACCTGGGTCTGGTGCAGCGCGACATCGACGTCATCTGGGACCTGGCCCCGCACGACCTGGCCATCCTCGACTTCGTGCTGCCGCCAGGCGTACGACCGGTGGCGGTGGCCGCGCACGGTGCCGACGGTATCGGCGCCGGCCGGGCCTGCGTGGCCTACCTCACGCTGCGGCTGAGCACCGGCGCGATCGCCCACGTGCACGTCAACTGGCTCTCCCCGGTCAAGATCCGCACCACGATCATCGGCGGGTCGAAGCGGACCCTGGTCTGGGACGACCTCAACCCGAGCCAGCGGCTCGCCCTGTTCGACCGGGGCGTCGACGTGGCCTCCTCCGACGAGCTCGGCACCGAGGCGCGTCGCGACATGCTGGTGTCGTACCGCTCCGGCGACATGGTCGCCCCGGCGCTGACCGAGCGGGAAGCCCTGCGCACCATGGTCGAGGAGTACGCCCGGGCCATCCGTACCGGCACCCCGGCCCTGACCGACGGCCGCTCCGGACTACGGGTGCTGGCCATCCTGGAAGCCGCCACCCGCAGCCTCGCCGCCGGCGGCACGATGATCCCGCTGGACGAGGAGCCCCCCGCATGA
- a CDS encoding acyltransferase, with amino-acid sequence MTREGNPLTATSPHPGVTVAGSADVSDAATIGAGTRVWHLAQIREDAAVGRDCVIGRGAYVGPGVRLGDNVKLQNHALVYEPAQLDDGVFIGPAAVLTNDEYPRAVTPDGRLKTGDDWTAVGVTIGTGAAIGARAVCIAPVRIGRWATVAAGAVVTRDVPDFALVVGVPARRVGWVGRAGVPLVAAPDTDAAGGYRCPRTGQRYVERDGSLTEQ; translated from the coding sequence GTGACCAGGGAGGGTAATCCGTTGACCGCAACGTCACCACATCCGGGCGTCACCGTCGCCGGCTCCGCCGACGTCTCCGACGCGGCCACCATCGGTGCCGGCACCCGGGTGTGGCACCTGGCCCAGATCCGCGAGGACGCGGCGGTCGGGCGCGACTGCGTCATCGGCCGCGGCGCGTACGTCGGGCCGGGGGTGCGGCTCGGCGACAACGTCAAACTGCAGAACCACGCCCTGGTCTACGAGCCGGCGCAGCTCGACGACGGGGTGTTCATCGGTCCTGCGGCGGTGCTCACCAATGACGAGTATCCGCGGGCGGTCACCCCGGACGGGCGGCTCAAGACCGGCGACGACTGGACAGCGGTGGGCGTCACCATCGGCACCGGCGCGGCGATCGGTGCCCGGGCGGTCTGCATCGCCCCGGTGCGGATCGGCCGCTGGGCCACGGTCGCCGCCGGGGCCGTGGTCACCCGGGACGTGCCGGACTTCGCGCTGGTCGTCGGGGTGCCGGCGCGGCGGGTCGGCTGGGTCGGGCGGGCCGGCGTACCGCTGGTCGCGGCGCCGGACACCGACGCGGCCGGCGGCTACCGCTGCCCGCGGACCGGGCAGCGCTACGTCGAACGCGACGGGTCGCTGACCGAGCAGTGA